ATCTATCTTATTCGGAGTTCTGTTCTCGATCTTTTGTAAACGGGGTTGAGTACCCCTACTACTTTGGAATCATATTGTTTTAATTGAGGGTGTCAACACCAAATTAAATTCAAGAGTACCTGAGTGTTTACCTATTAATTAATACTCATCTCATATGCGTAATTATAGGAAAATGTATGCTGGACACTTGGACACTTCAAAACGAAACTTACAACCTTCAAAGGGACCCTAAGTAAACTAtaactaaaataattaattaatttcatttaattatttttatcttaaaaaatacatattttaaggtaaactaaatataaattatatttaatttaatttctttatttttccatattcaacaaataattaaaactattttttatattttccacTACActaattttaagaaaaatataaaaaatacaacttTAAACGTTATATTTGaaatttttcataataataaatttaactaATATTTTAGGCTCAAATAGGTAAATCATAAATTAGCAAGTTTTAAATTTTTGTCCCTGTATTTTTTCCTTAAAATAatctttaaatattaaaaaaatattaattttaaaattcgcagataaaaaaagttaaaattattttttacctaTAAATTTtgttgcaaattttaatattaggGATAAATATTATTAAACTTTGATTTTGTGTAAGAGTTTAGAATGATAAtacaatgtatcaatcacttgattgatcttccctttcaagcaaaCAATTCTCTTAATGATATACAAGTGTTCAATGAatgtatgatatgaaactttgaTAATTTTCAATGAAAGTTAAGTGCAGAAAGTTTCAATAGAAAATTCTAGTATGAAACACTTTGTATTTTGAAAGATAaaggatttgaatttgatttgaatcgtAGATGAAAGTGGTAGATTTTTAATTCTGAAAACTAAGTTTATATAGCCTTTATACAGCCCTACAAGAGAGTATAATGTATGAAGGGATGTCATGATTCAAGAGAACGAGTGCAGAAAAAATTCTGTTGGAAAACTAAGGATTTGTTGGCATTGCTTTGAGGGAAACCGATTCTCCAAATAAGGAATCCAGTTCCCATGCACTAACGTAAACAAAGAATTCAAATATGAGACTGAGGAACCAGTTCCCTAATATGGGAACTAAAGTTCCATTGAAGcgagttaaaaaaaaaagaagcaaaaacagaGGGTTATGGGAAATCGGTTCCCCTAATAAGGAACCCGGTTCCCATATGcctaaaagcaaaaaaaaaaaaaaaaaaaacttttgagACAAATGTAAACGCtatttttttgtgatcaaaaGCATTTTTAAACATCATGGCATGAATGAAACATATCTATGAACACTTGTATGCATATAGAGAGATTTGTATGTTATACCTTAAAACATTTTGATCAAGCATGCTAGAATTCTTGAAGACTTGAATAATTCTTCAAACTTGATATGCTAGAGTCTTTAAGCCATAAATGCCTcattccattttgtaatgataGTTTGTATTCATCAAAACTACTTTAGGAAGCTTGACTTCACAAGTGGAAtaagattttgttgttgttgttatattgaATTCTATTGGTTTATGTTTCACTATCAGATATAATATGTCGAGTagtatgattctagacacatactatttagggtgttacataagaagacaaagaaaaatgaaaatgagTTTTGCTTGATTGCTTGAATTACTTCTTTGTTTGATGCTTAGATATTCTTTTCCTACAACGGCCAAACACTCATTTTTAAACATCTAGCATTTTTTTTATGTGGTCACCCTTGTTATGATTTGAGATATAGGTTTACGAATTTCATTAATGTTTGTATTGCTACTTCATTttaaattctcttttaatttttatattttgttttattattttattagttttttaatgattttaatttaaataaataaatataagaaaaatgaGAAGGGTCTGTTAAAAATGTATATGTCATTCAAAATGTgctacaaattaatttatttaaattttttttgcacTTTACTTATTAGAAACgataaagaaaaatcaaaattatttaaaagtaaaatagagCGACTGATTTGGTGAATTGACTATAAAAAGACAAACTATAATTTAATTTAGTAAATATTGTGCGttcattaaacaaatatattgtcTAAATTGGTCGatgcaatttataaaaaaaaatttactttttgaaTTTATATAAAAGACAATTATTTGActcatatattatttaaatatattaattacttaatatatttaaaaattaatttttttcttataaataacacTAGTTAGTCTTAAGCATTATTTGGCATTTAGAGGACACCTATAAACACTAGATATTAGACAATGACTGAAACATAAGCGTGGGGCATGAGGCAGAAACCTCTCTTGTCTTACGTTAGAGGAACTTTCAAATCAGGTTTCATtgtaagaccatttacaatgggggtgttgaaaaaattattcaatagttgaatgtctacaatggtttgttgaatgaggtgtttaatgtgatgttgattaattggtgttgaaaagattcaacatgttgaatgagaaaaaagtggggccacatgcaacactttacacaattttattggttgttgtgattatttagattttattttttttaatcatttaaaattaattatttcatagtaaataaattttttatttatttttatttttatcaaaattcattatttttttcctctataaatagagacttagttcatttgatttggactcataaaaaaaaattcacttttttctctcaattttttttctatttagccttAAAAAAATCATTGTTTGTAGCTCTAAACATCCTtgtagtgaaatggatcccaacaATAACCCTTTTAACACCCTGAAGCAAGTGAGTCTAGTACACCGGAGTCATTCTCGACCGAGGTGCTACCTGCATTTGCGAATCACGTGCGTGCTAGATCTGTGATGCGTGATTCAAATGTACATCACGAATTGCAAGCAGATCTAGTCAAACACATATGGGAAAAGTTCGGAatatttcataattaaataaattgtttgtgagccgagtctattgtactaattaaattatgtgtgtttcattttttgtgtgtttcttttttagtgtgttgtgtgtttagtgtatttattgcatttttaaatttttttataattttatttttttaaaaaataactatttttacatctcttatttattacttgcaagaaaaaaaattaagaatagaaaattagaaaaaataaataaattattaaatttaaaaaaaaagtttaaatattaattattttaatttaattttaattgataatagatattaatatataatatctattatatattaatataatagatattaatatataatatctaTTGCAACAAAGCTTCAAACCCTTTCTAAAGCGGTTGAATAGTCGATATGCTTTCATTGATTTAAAAAACATTGAAAATTCATATTCTATTACTCCGTTGTTGCTCCCAGATTCTCTAGAAACTTTCAAAAACCGTCTTATTTCTCTCGATACAAGCAAGTGTTTTCCCACGGATTTACCCCGTCACGCAATAACACGCAACAATTGCTGTCCTCCTATGCAATCACCATTTAAGTTCAAAGAATTTGAATTCAAAGACTATGATGCATCTTCAAATTTTCCTCTTAGAGTTAGAAAACCATGTCATTTAGTTGATGAAGAGTTTATAGCCAAATTTGAAAAAGGCATAGCTCTCATGAAAGCATTACCTAAAGATGATCCACGTAGTTTCTATCAACAAGCTAAAGTCCATTGTGCTTATTGTAATGGTGCTTATCATCAACAATACCCTTTTGAGAATCTAAAAATTGATATTCATAGATCAtggttcttttttcctttccacCGTTGGTACCTTTATTTTTTTGAGAGAATCTTAGGTAATTTAATTGGTGACCCAAATTTTGCTCTACCCTTTTGGAGTTGGGATACTATAGATGGCATGCAAATCCCACCCTATTTCACACACATGAATTCTTCACTTTATCATAAACTAAGAGACATGAACCACATTTCACCACATATTGTAGATCTTCAATTCATTGGAGATGAGAATTTTGTCTCTTCTCAAAAACAAATTTCTCTCAACATTGCTGCTATGTATAAACAAATGGTTTTAGCTTCTACTAAAGAATTATTCATGGGAAGTCCTCTTAGACATGGAGATGAGTCACATCCAGGTATTGAatcattaaatatgtttaatacaATATGTTCAGTGGCGGAGAAAGAAATTTTATGGAGTCTGGGCAAAATTTTTActatgtttttattaattttacaccatatttttactaattttatctaaaaaatttgcgcttcattttattcaaaaatttcacaccatatttttactaattttgttcctaattttgtctaaaaattattaatttttctcCTGATAttatctaaaaatcgactattaggtGGAGAGTATAAACCGAAAGGATGGATTGAGCCCGAGCGCGTGCCCGGGTTCGCGGGGCTGTAGCTTCGCCCATGACTGTCTTTTAGGGCGTGCAAGAGGGCTGCCGCACAGTATCTAAAATTTAGTCTTGATTAAACAAcatctcataaaatatttgtcacgGCTAAATCATAGTTAAatataacttttatttattttgtcataGTTAAACCGTAGTTAATCTACACGGGTCTCCATGAGACACGGCCCTAGTTGTATTtattatatactatttttatGGTCACTTATCAAAACTTTCTACATTTTTTCTTGTAATAGGTATTGGTTCAATTGAAAATGCACCTCATAACACGGTCCACAAATGGGTTGGTGCTGCTGATACTCCAAATCGTGAAGACATGGGAACATTCTATACAGCTGCTAGAGATCCTATATTTTATCCTCATCATTCCAACATAGATAGAATGTGGGTCATATGGAAAAAATTGggacaaggaagaagagactATAGTGATGATGAAGATTGGTTAGATTCTAGTTTTTTCTTCTACAATGAAAATGCAACTCTTGTTCGAGTTAAGGTAAGAGATTGTCTTGATACAAAAAAACTAGGTTATGTTTATCAAGATGTTGATCTTCCATGGCTTAATTTTCAACCTACATCAAAAAGAATGAGTAAGGAACAAAGAGAAGCTAAAAGAGCTAAAGTTTTGAGTTCAAAGGAGAGAGAGAATTTTCCTATAGTTTTGGATTCAATAAAAAGTGTCATTGTGAAGAGGCCTAGGAAGTTGAGGAGTGAGTTGGAGAAAGAGAATGAGGAAGAGGTTTTGGTGATGGAAGGGATTGAATTTGAAAGTGATCAATATATAAAATTTGATGTtcatgttaatgatgatgaagaTAAGTTGAGTGAACATGATGAAACTGAATTTGTGGGAAGTTTTGTTAGTTTGGAGAATGGTCATAAGAGTAGAAGAATAAGTACATGTTTTAAGGTAGGGGTGTCAAAAGTATTGGAGAATTtggaaggtgatgaagatgatgatgttgtgGTTACTTTGGTGCCTAAGGGAGGTATAGGTGAGGTTATTATAGGGAATATCATGATTGAGTTTTTACCTAAGGACTAGAGTTGAGATTTATACAATTTTGAAGTATGTAAAATAGTCTAAGCACAAATTAAGTAAGTAAAATTAGTGAAGTGGTTGGGGTAGCTTAGCTGGCAATTGCTAGTTGGTCTAGGGTTCAAATCCTGATAGCAGTGTTTATTTGTAAACAAGTTGTTGATAGTTATAAATTCGTATTAGCTTTATTATTAATACTTATAAATCCGTATTAGCTTTATTGTTAAGTAGGACAATTGAATATTAACAACTATAAGACATTGTGCAGTTCTAACAACACGAAGTATTGCACATTATCCGTGCAAATAATTGAGCAAGACTAAATTCTTGACCTGACATTTAAACTTTTGTTTTGTTCGTTGGACAAAAGACCAATGAAATGGGTTTTCCCTTTTATCTCCTATGTGTAACTATCATTTTACTAAAAAAATCCACATCTTCTAATAACTCCCACATGACGGTGATACATTTAGTCAGACTAATCCTTTATTTTTACATGTACATATGACAAAGAGATTGTATAGAGCAGTGAAACTGTGGTGGGTTAAAGTATATAAAAACTAGTGGTTATTCAGGTGAACTCAAATAGATTACAAATTCAAATTACATTATTTTACAAGTGGGACACacttttgtgagagacacaccatatATTcgcctaaaaccttaaggtgataggtgtgtggactctctcacttataaaatattttatcttctattttctaatcaatgtgagatttcttcttcacacttgattctcaacatcaATAACTCCAGTGAAAATCAAATTTAATATAAACAAAGATCGTCAACTAATCAAAGAATACTCGACCCTAACTCAATTTGAACAACGTTTCCTGAATCCTTTCAGATAATTATGATTTCAACATAACAGGGCCGACACAACATATTTAGAGGCCTAAGTCGAAATATaagtaaattttttatttaaaactttgtatatttaaaagtataatttttatgattaatggtagtttttattatttataaacaataatagaatattaatattttttaaaattaaaatagagatTAAAAATAATGCACTAATTTTGCAAGATTATTTTACACAATCATTTAATAGGATTTTATCACTCAACCATGTCATATTAGTATTTTGAAAATAAGAATGTAATTTgacagtgtcataccccaaaatttgccctccctatttcaaatcattttttatccaaacaagtttctaacatcatccatgaCCTCATTTTATCCCcacttttttatcatttttatttacatttgtttgaattttagtaaattaaaaggcaaataaattaaataagtatAAAATAAAGGGATAAAAATGTAAGGCTTTGATATGTTAGTATTGGGCCACAGCTTTAATCCAAGTGGGCTTTACATTGATACACCATTTAaatcattttattaaataatttaaaatagtaaaaataaaataaaataaatgatgagATCCAAGCccattttttaacctaatttctacTTATAAATAGGACTAATTTCTAAACCCTTGGAGAGATTTCACAAACCTTTTTTTCATAACCCTGATTTTCACAAACACCGTACAAAATTCCACAATATTCAACCCCTAACCTAACCTATCACGTACAAACCTACTAACAGAAAACTCTATTTTGTTAGCCTCTTTTCTAACACAAAAAACCTACCACACGTACATTCCCATCAACCTTTCTCCAGCAAGTACCTTACATCAATTTCTTATCACAAAGAAAACCAATTCACTCAGCCATTTGGGTTCTTCAGCAACGACCACGGCTGAACCTGAAACAACTCGGAATCGCGGCAACATTCTTCACTTCGACGGATGTTCGACAACAACAACATCGCAATAACGATTACCATCAACATCCATTGATGAGTCTGCAACAAGCAATCAGCCCCGATTCATCCATTCACCTCCTAAAACTCAGCCTCACCTTCGTTCGTCATTACAGATCCATAATTTCAATAACATTGCCACCATTACATACACAGTAATTTCTCACCGTCAACCCAATTCTAACAAGCTTTCATCAATTTTCAAAGGACAACGCGCCAAGCTTCATGTGAACAACCCGATCCAGCAATTCAGAAGCGGACTCACCCACACTCTCTGGATCCATCACCCTTCGACGAGACTCCCAATGTCGCCACCATGGAACCCAATCTCCGGCCACTGCAACTCCGCTTCCGTCACCTGCGAATCAAACACAGCGCAAACTGACAACACCGACACCGTCAAATTCATCAACTCGAACCACATCAGAATCAACAACGATTTGAGTAAGTAATAAAGAAGAAGATTTCGAGAACGGGCCTCCTCCGCGAAAGCCGCCTCTCCGATCTCCGACGAACCACCGCGAAGATCCACACGCACCACCACATGATCGACGCCCTCCAACAACATTACCGGACCAAACTCCCACGTCAGAGCCTCGATCGGGTATTTCGTTTCTCTTTTGATTTCATGTTTCTATTGATTCTGAAAGCATGTTTGATTTTGTAATGTTTAACTTTTGTATTCTTATTATActctaaacaaacaaaaaaggatTGTGTTCTTATATGTTGTTTTGTATGGAGAAGGAACAAGCTAATTTTATGGTTTCAATTTCTTTTGCTCACTGTGATCTCTATCTTCAAATGTGTGGATGttgtttgttatttgtttttttatttaagtgCCACTTCTAGAGACATGATTAGATGTTGTTGCTAttttataaagtaaaaaaaaagggaaaagtgGAATAGTTAGAACTCACCGCCCCACATGTTGTTGCTGATGACGttttttctcttttgaatttcttatataaaattaattacaaCATATCAATCTCACATAGATTTTTAGGCTTTTTAATTTATATCTTTttagtttataaaattattaaaataataaatacaaaattatctttagaataattaaatttttccttttatttattgaaaattcaaaagttattttattgttagatttattagttttattttatttctcatataaaaattcaaaaaaaatgtttaatcacttcttataatttaattgttagaTTTCTTTTCGACAGTATTTGTTCATGCATCCGTACCTGCCcatttttcttgtttattgcgaggtactaccatcaTGAGCTCGAATATTCATAGCTTGCGCGTGTATGCATGGATTAATCAAGATacctccgactgccaaccataccagatcaaattcgaagctaagtatctattgtttatatatttattttttaattcttttatctttttattttttagggttaatttcgtttgcctccgaaccgataatgcactcacccatttttctgtttattcttcctttttcaaatcttcagggtttgtcaattgacaaagctacgaacattggtaaccctaaaccctgtcctcaattattacttgtgtcaaaccttttgctttattttatcccgctggtttcaattcccctctcctccgctggttgcaatttccctttcccaTATTGCTTTACTTATACtgtttatattattgtgtggttagtaatcttagggagtgcaagtcttgttaattgaattagaatcacctaatgacaagataattttctgaatataatcacatgattgttgcacccacgcacacttttggggtaacctctttgctgcctgttgcctgttgccttgtgtttttgcagaatagccatgtccctcgaatacgaggatacctcagccatgctgcctcgatacaaataaaagtcataagtccctatccctcgaatacgaggatacctcagccatgctgcctcgatacaaataaaagtcataagtccctaaaatgatgctgctgtCGGTACACGAATATGacttcgaccctcgaaagttgcctacggaaaaggctgaggtatcttctggctgcctacgaaaaggctattctgatccttcccttagactacctgcctctctatggcatgggtcagtcttatggcgaacgataatgcgatgacccttcaatctccaaatgaaaggcttcctgccctcttatggcaaggataaaccctttcaccctgaaaggctaaaagaacctcattttcaaaactataaggtaattgcccctaattgctttgccttgctctaaaacctttttctatattctttctcataattcttcaaaatggctacgctcatttacgagctaaattcTACAtcttttttcttctacatttctgaaaacaaagagcaaagcaattaagagcccatggaaaaccatggatgcaaagggtgctttacaccttccctttgcataaattaccccccgaaccctgttttctttaaaaaggttttttctgttcttttagcctttctgatatttggataaaataaaagtcggtggcgactcatgcttaaccgtacatttcgattataaaagtcagttcaccgtattacagacagGATACACGTTTTTCATTAATTGa
The Vicia villosa cultivar HV-30 ecotype Madison, WI linkage group LG6, Vvil1.0, whole genome shotgun sequence genome window above contains:
- the LOC131614329 gene encoding polyphenol oxidase, chloroplastic-like → MQSPFKFKEFEFKDYDASSNFPLRVRKPCHLVDEEFIAKFEKGIALMKALPKDDPRSFYQQAKVHCAYCNGAYHQQYPFENLKIDIHRSWFFFPFHRWYLYFFERILGNLIGDPNFALPFWSWDTIDGMQIPPYFTHMNSSLYHKLRDMNHISPHIVDLQFIGDENFVSSQKQISLNIAAMYKQMVLASTKELFMGSPLRHGDESHPGIGSIENAPHNTVHKWVGAADTPNREDMGTFYTAARDPIFYPHHSNIDRMWVIWKKLGQGRRDYSDDEDWLDSSFFFYNENATLVRVKVRDCLDTKKLGYVYQDVDLPWLNFQPTSKRMSKEQREAKRAKVLSSKERENFPIVLDSIKSVIVKRPRKLRSELEKENEEEVLVMEGIEFESDQYIKFDVHVNDDEDKLSEHDETEFVGSFVSLENGHKSRRISTCFKVGVSKVLENLEGDEDDDVVVTLVPKGGIGEVIIGNIMIEFLPKD